The Xiphophorus couchianus chromosome 5, X_couchianus-1.0, whole genome shotgun sequence genome includes a region encoding these proteins:
- the nod1 gene encoding nucleotide-binding oligomerization domain-containing protein 1 isoform X1, with protein sequence MGQVEETRVSCLDLLTCHRELLVSTLRSIQCLLDNLLANRFFCEEDVEIVQRTVTKPNQVRKILELVQCKGEDACEYFVFIIYKIRDAYIDLQPWLKETNYKPSGDMEEMKVVNTDPISRYCEKQRHEMSRDTSFIMSYGQQDETRLEDLYTDTVMELFNDSNESLGFIQSLNQLLGEDGVVNPQGEIIYVMGDAGVGKSILLQKLQNLWSKRELQTDAIFFFKFRCRMFSIFKEAELMSLRDLLFKYNCYPDHDPDNEVFDYILRFPNKVVFTFDGYDEIQEDIDLMNVPEVVSPEDKANSLQLLLSLLCGKLLKGSKKILTTRTGIELQSRVIKKKVVLRGFSPDHLKTYIKLQFKEQEHRDLVSVQLDASPHLCGLCSTPLFSWIVFKSFRHLHTMHDTFHLPETSITLTDIFLLLSEVFLSRLATPASPLLKKSTRCTSETFRVGLRPLAGFAKLALQGLERGSFLCSQEEISECGLTEEDMALGFLRPIREFDASDVPATFEFIHITLQSFLAAFALVLDEQTSEKSILKFFTECSRRREPCCLPLAFCNRSFVKPREKRPFSTNEHLQFTNLFLSGLLSKTQASLMGFLVSPVLLKKKRALLKAYLSSSIKVHLEGLPCHTADGEKKVHVLPHFLWILRCIFETGSKDIAKMTAKGITASFIKLGYCNVYSGDCTAINFVLQHRQKLLGLDMDNNNISDYGVKQLQPSFCKMTIVRLCVNNLTDSSIEVLAEELCKHKVVKVLGLYNNNITDAGAKLVAQIIEECPQLAVVKVGKNKITPVGGRYLAMAVKKSTSIFDLGMWGNSIGDEGAEAFAEALKNHPHLTNLSLAANGITSKGGKCLAEALKENTVLRIFWLVQNEMMDDSAPHWAELIQADTGLSHLWFINNRFTAAGIQHFAEALASNSKLKEICVKGNQLSEEEQKRFESEKRLLFH encoded by the exons ATGGGTCAGGTAGAGGAAACCAGAGTGTCGTGCCTTGACCTCCTCACATGCCACAGAGAGCTGCTGGTGTCCACGCTCAGGAGCATCCAGTGCCTCCTGGACAACCTGCTGGCCAACCGCTTCTTCTGCGAGGAAGACGTGGAGATCGTTCAACGAACCGTCACCAAACCAAACCAG GTGCGCAAAATCCTGGAGCTGGTTCAGTGCAAAGGAGAGGATGCCTGtgaatactttgtttttatcatataTAAAATACGTGACGCATATATAGACCTGCAGCCATGGTTAAAAGAGACCAACTACAAGCCAAGCGGAGACATGGAAGAGATGAAAGTGGTGAACACCGACCCTA TCAGCAGATACTGTGAGAAGCAGCGACATGAGATGAGCCGAGACACCAGCTTCATCATGTCTTATGGGCAGCAAGATGAGACCCGATTGGAGGATCTCTACACAGACACTGTGATGGAGTTGTTCAACGACTCTAATGAAAGCCTTGGCTTCATACAGAGTCTGAACCAGCTTCTTGGAGAAGATGGGGTCGTTAATCCCCAAGGTGAAATCATCTATGTGATGGGGGATGCTGGTGTTGGAAAGTCCATCCTTCTGCAAAAGCTCCAGAATCTCTGGTCCAAAAGGGAGCTGCAGACAGACGCCATCTTCTTTTTCAAGTTTCGCTGTAGGATGTTCAGCATCTTCAAGGAAGCAGAGCTAATGTCCCTCAGAGACCTTTTATTCAAATACAATTGTTACCCAGATCATGATCCAGATAATGAAGTGTTTGATTACATCCTGCGCTTCCCTAACAAGGTCGTATTTACTTTTGATGGCTATGATGAAATTCAGGAGGACATAGACCTGATGAATGTTCCTGAAGTTGTGTCTCCAGAAGACAAGGCAAACTCCTTGCAGTTGCTCCTCAGCTTGCTCTGTGGAAAACTGCTTAAGGGCTCCAAAAAAATACTGACGACCAGAACTGGGATTGAGTTGCAAAGTCGAGTCATTAAGAAGAAAGTAGTTTTGCGTGGATTTTCTCCAGACCACCTAAAGACGTACATCAAACTGCAGTTCAAGGAACAGGAGCACCGGGACCTGGTGTCGGTTCAGCTGGACGCCAGCCCTCACCTCTGTGGCTTGTGTTCCACTCCACTCTTCAGCTGGATTGTATTCAAAAGTTTTCGGCACCTGCATACGATGCATGACACCTTTCATCTGCCTGAAACCAGCATCACGCTAACAGACATATTTCTTCTGCTGTCTGAGGTGTTCCTCAGCCGCTTGGCCACCCCCGCTTCtcccctgctgaagaaaagcacccGCTGCACCTCAGAGACATTCAGGGTGGGGCTCAGGCCCCTTGCTGGGTTTGCTAAGCTGGCTTTGCAGGGTTTGGAGAGAGGAAGTTTTCTGTGCAGCCAAGAGGAGATCAGTGAGTGTGGTCTCACAGAGGAGGACATGGCCCTAGGTTTCCTCAGACCCATTCGTGAGTTTGACGCCAGTGATGTCCCCGCCACCTTCGAGTTCATCCACATCACCCTCCAGTCGTTTTTGGCTGCATTTGCTCTTGTGTTGGACGAGCAGACTTCTGAAAAATCCATCCTCAAGTTCTTCACAGAatgcagcaggaggagagaaCCCTGCTGTCTCCCTTTAGCTTTCTGCAACAGGAGCTTTGTGAAGCCTCGTGAAAAGAGGCCCTTCTCAACAAATGAGCACCTGCAGTTCACAAATCTGTTCCTGAGTGGACTGCTGTCAAAGACTCAAGCAAGTCTGATGGGATTTCTGGTATCTCctgttttattgaagaaaaaacgAGCCTTGTTGAAGGCTTACTTGTCCAGTAGCATCAAGGTCCACCTGGAGGGCTTACCCTGTCATACTGCTGATGGAGAGAAGAAAGTTCACGTTTTGCCCCACTTTCTTTGGATACTACGATGCATCTTTGAGACAGGGAGCAAAGACATTGCTAAGATGACAGCAAAAGGCATCACAGCAAGTTTTATCAAGCTGGGCTACTGTAACGTGTACTCAGGTGACTGCACGGCCATAAACTTTGTGCTGCAGCACCGTCAGAAGCTCCTGGGGCTCGACATGGACAACAACAATATCAGTGACTATGGGGTGAAGCAGCTCCAGCCCTCGTTTTGCAAGATGACAATTGTCAG ATTGTGTGTCAATAACCTAACTGACAGCAGTATTGAGGTTCTGGCAGAAGAGCTGTGCAAACACAAGGTTGTGAAGGTTTTGGG GctttacaacaacaacatcacTGATGCTGGAGCCAAACTGGTTGCTCAGATCATTGAAGAATGCCCTCAGCTAGCAGTTGTGAA GGTCGGTAAAAACAAGATCACACCTGTGGGTGGGAGGTATCTGGCCATGGCAGTTAAGAAGAGCACTTCCATATTCGACTTGGG GATGTGGGGCAACAGCATCGGTGATGAGGGAGCTGAAGCTTTTGCAGAAGCCTTGAAGAATCACCCACATCTCACCAACCTCAG CCTGGCAGCCAATGGCATCACATCCAAAGGAGGGAAGTGTCTGGCAGAAGCACTGAAGGAGAACACAGTCCTGAGGATATTCTG GTTGGTGCAAAATGAGATGATGGATGATTCAGCTCCGCACTGGGCCGAGTTAATCCAGGCCGACACTGGACTGAGCCACCTCTG GTTCATCAACAACAGGTTCACAGCTGCTGGGATCCAACACTTTGCTGAAGCACTAGCTTCCAACTCCAAGCTCAAGGAGATCTG CGTGAAAGGAAACCAGCTCTCTGAGGAGGAACAGAAGCGGTTTGAGTCAGAGAAACGACTCCTGTTCCACTGA
- the nod1 gene encoding nucleotide-binding oligomerization domain-containing protein 1 isoform X2 gives MVKRDQLQAKRRHGRDESGEHRPYRYCEKQRHEMSRDTSFIMSYGQQDETRLEDLYTDTVMELFNDSNESLGFIQSLNQLLGEDGVVNPQGEIIYVMGDAGVGKSILLQKLQNLWSKRELQTDAIFFFKFRCRMFSIFKEAELMSLRDLLFKYNCYPDHDPDNEVFDYILRFPNKVVFTFDGYDEIQEDIDLMNVPEVVSPEDKANSLQLLLSLLCGKLLKGSKKILTTRTGIELQSRVIKKKVVLRGFSPDHLKTYIKLQFKEQEHRDLVSVQLDASPHLCGLCSTPLFSWIVFKSFRHLHTMHDTFHLPETSITLTDIFLLLSEVFLSRLATPASPLLKKSTRCTSETFRVGLRPLAGFAKLALQGLERGSFLCSQEEISECGLTEEDMALGFLRPIREFDASDVPATFEFIHITLQSFLAAFALVLDEQTSEKSILKFFTECSRRREPCCLPLAFCNRSFVKPREKRPFSTNEHLQFTNLFLSGLLSKTQASLMGFLVSPVLLKKKRALLKAYLSSSIKVHLEGLPCHTADGEKKVHVLPHFLWILRCIFETGSKDIAKMTAKGITASFIKLGYCNVYSGDCTAINFVLQHRQKLLGLDMDNNNISDYGVKQLQPSFCKMTIVRLCVNNLTDSSIEVLAEELCKHKVVKVLGLYNNNITDAGAKLVAQIIEECPQLAVVKVGKNKITPVGGRYLAMAVKKSTSIFDLGMWGNSIGDEGAEAFAEALKNHPHLTNLSLAANGITSKGGKCLAEALKENTVLRIFWLVQNEMMDDSAPHWAELIQADTGLSHLWFINNRFTAAGIQHFAEALASNSKLKEICVKGNQLSEEEQKRFESEKRLLFH, from the exons ATGGTTAAAAGAGACCAACTACAAGCCAAGCGGAGACATGGAAGAGATGAAAGTGGTGAACACCGACCCTA CAGATACTGTGAGAAGCAGCGACATGAGATGAGCCGAGACACCAGCTTCATCATGTCTTATGGGCAGCAAGATGAGACCCGATTGGAGGATCTCTACACAGACACTGTGATGGAGTTGTTCAACGACTCTAATGAAAGCCTTGGCTTCATACAGAGTCTGAACCAGCTTCTTGGAGAAGATGGGGTCGTTAATCCCCAAGGTGAAATCATCTATGTGATGGGGGATGCTGGTGTTGGAAAGTCCATCCTTCTGCAAAAGCTCCAGAATCTCTGGTCCAAAAGGGAGCTGCAGACAGACGCCATCTTCTTTTTCAAGTTTCGCTGTAGGATGTTCAGCATCTTCAAGGAAGCAGAGCTAATGTCCCTCAGAGACCTTTTATTCAAATACAATTGTTACCCAGATCATGATCCAGATAATGAAGTGTTTGATTACATCCTGCGCTTCCCTAACAAGGTCGTATTTACTTTTGATGGCTATGATGAAATTCAGGAGGACATAGACCTGATGAATGTTCCTGAAGTTGTGTCTCCAGAAGACAAGGCAAACTCCTTGCAGTTGCTCCTCAGCTTGCTCTGTGGAAAACTGCTTAAGGGCTCCAAAAAAATACTGACGACCAGAACTGGGATTGAGTTGCAAAGTCGAGTCATTAAGAAGAAAGTAGTTTTGCGTGGATTTTCTCCAGACCACCTAAAGACGTACATCAAACTGCAGTTCAAGGAACAGGAGCACCGGGACCTGGTGTCGGTTCAGCTGGACGCCAGCCCTCACCTCTGTGGCTTGTGTTCCACTCCACTCTTCAGCTGGATTGTATTCAAAAGTTTTCGGCACCTGCATACGATGCATGACACCTTTCATCTGCCTGAAACCAGCATCACGCTAACAGACATATTTCTTCTGCTGTCTGAGGTGTTCCTCAGCCGCTTGGCCACCCCCGCTTCtcccctgctgaagaaaagcacccGCTGCACCTCAGAGACATTCAGGGTGGGGCTCAGGCCCCTTGCTGGGTTTGCTAAGCTGGCTTTGCAGGGTTTGGAGAGAGGAAGTTTTCTGTGCAGCCAAGAGGAGATCAGTGAGTGTGGTCTCACAGAGGAGGACATGGCCCTAGGTTTCCTCAGACCCATTCGTGAGTTTGACGCCAGTGATGTCCCCGCCACCTTCGAGTTCATCCACATCACCCTCCAGTCGTTTTTGGCTGCATTTGCTCTTGTGTTGGACGAGCAGACTTCTGAAAAATCCATCCTCAAGTTCTTCACAGAatgcagcaggaggagagaaCCCTGCTGTCTCCCTTTAGCTTTCTGCAACAGGAGCTTTGTGAAGCCTCGTGAAAAGAGGCCCTTCTCAACAAATGAGCACCTGCAGTTCACAAATCTGTTCCTGAGTGGACTGCTGTCAAAGACTCAAGCAAGTCTGATGGGATTTCTGGTATCTCctgttttattgaagaaaaaacgAGCCTTGTTGAAGGCTTACTTGTCCAGTAGCATCAAGGTCCACCTGGAGGGCTTACCCTGTCATACTGCTGATGGAGAGAAGAAAGTTCACGTTTTGCCCCACTTTCTTTGGATACTACGATGCATCTTTGAGACAGGGAGCAAAGACATTGCTAAGATGACAGCAAAAGGCATCACAGCAAGTTTTATCAAGCTGGGCTACTGTAACGTGTACTCAGGTGACTGCACGGCCATAAACTTTGTGCTGCAGCACCGTCAGAAGCTCCTGGGGCTCGACATGGACAACAACAATATCAGTGACTATGGGGTGAAGCAGCTCCAGCCCTCGTTTTGCAAGATGACAATTGTCAG ATTGTGTGTCAATAACCTAACTGACAGCAGTATTGAGGTTCTGGCAGAAGAGCTGTGCAAACACAAGGTTGTGAAGGTTTTGGG GctttacaacaacaacatcacTGATGCTGGAGCCAAACTGGTTGCTCAGATCATTGAAGAATGCCCTCAGCTAGCAGTTGTGAA GGTCGGTAAAAACAAGATCACACCTGTGGGTGGGAGGTATCTGGCCATGGCAGTTAAGAAGAGCACTTCCATATTCGACTTGGG GATGTGGGGCAACAGCATCGGTGATGAGGGAGCTGAAGCTTTTGCAGAAGCCTTGAAGAATCACCCACATCTCACCAACCTCAG CCTGGCAGCCAATGGCATCACATCCAAAGGAGGGAAGTGTCTGGCAGAAGCACTGAAGGAGAACACAGTCCTGAGGATATTCTG GTTGGTGCAAAATGAGATGATGGATGATTCAGCTCCGCACTGGGCCGAGTTAATCCAGGCCGACACTGGACTGAGCCACCTCTG GTTCATCAACAACAGGTTCACAGCTGCTGGGATCCAACACTTTGCTGAAGCACTAGCTTCCAACTCCAAGCTCAAGGAGATCTG CGTGAAAGGAAACCAGCTCTCTGAGGAGGAACAGAAGCGGTTTGAGTCAGAGAAACGACTCCTGTTCCACTGA
- the LOC114145566 gene encoding ectonucleotide pyrophosphatase/phosphodiesterase family member 2-like — translation MLSVLCSSDLCWGFVSGRPKRSGEDGTAARMETRSLPVYVPTSGSCRNRCYELVEAEAPNCRCDNLCKAYRSCCSDFNQLCLRTEGGYECSKDRCGETRNEQHACHCSDDCLARGDCCTNYRKLCRGDTSWLQGKCEAIKSPECPAGFARPPLIVLSLDGFSASYVKRGNSIIPNILKIRKCGTQAPYMRPVYPSKTFPNLYTMSTGLYPESHGIVENSMYDSIFNATFTLMTKEKLNHRWWGGQPIWITALKQGLKAANFFWPVAIPLERRILTLLQWLHLPEGERPYVYAMHSEEPDAHTHVMGPKSADLNNTLIAVDRIVGQLMDGLKQMNLHRCVNIILVGDHGMEEAHCDRTEFLSNYLTTVDDIILVPGSLGRIRSRYPSNLKYDPKAVVANLTCKKAEQHFKPYLKQHLPKRLHYANNRRIEDIHLLVERKWQVERKVPVGRKHCGFLGDHGYDNKINSMQTIFLGYGPSFKFKTKVPAFENIELYNVMCDLLGLQPAPNNGTHGSLNHLLRSPTFRPTMPEEVSRPTASSHVTATNDLGCNCDEKNKVEELNRRLRQAIDDTRYLPYGRPAVLFHDKYTILRHSDYISSYSATLFMPLWTSYTVSRQVELSPLPESLSNCARPDARVPPVFSQSCSNYRAEKHVTYAFLYPPQLSSNLKRKEDAILITNTVPMYPAFKRIWTYFQKALVKKYATERNGVNILVGPIFDYNYDGVRDSAETIRDHVSGVVPIPTHYFVVMTSCLDATQTARLCNGALRSATFILPHRPNNDETCNSSEDESRWVEDLMKMHTARIRDVELLTGLDLFRRTSRSYAEILFFKTFMHTYEREI, via the exons ATGCTGTCGGTGCTGTGCAGCTCGGACCTGTGTTGGGGCTTTGTCTCCGGGCGGCCCAAGCGCTCAGGAGAGGACGGGACCGCAGCCAGGATGGAGA CTCGCTCCTTGCCAGTCTACGTGCCGACCTCCGGCTCCTGCAGGAACAGATGCTATGAGCTTGTGGAGGCCGAGGCCCCAAACTGTCGCTGTGACAACCTGTGTAAAGCCTACcgcagctgctgctctgacttCAACCAGCTCTGCCTCCGGACAG AGGGAGGTTATGAATGCAGCAAGGATCGATGCGGCGAGACCCGGAATGAACAGCACGCCTGCCACTGCTCTGATGACTGCCTCGCCAGGGGAGactgctgcaccaactacaGGAAGCTGTGCAGAG GAGACACTTCCTGGTTGCAGGGTAAATGTGAGGCAATCAAGAGCCCAGAGTGTCCTGCTGG GTTTGCTCGTCCACCTCTCATCGTACTGTCTCTCGATGGGTTCAGTGCGTCTTACGTGAAGAGGGGGAACTCCATCATACCCAACATCTTAAAAATCC GAAAATGTGGAACCCAAGCTCCTTACATGAGGCCTGTTTATCCTTCCAAAACCTTCCCTAACCTCTATACAATGTCAACA GGTCTCTATCCAGAGTCTCATGGCATCGTTGAAAACTCCATGTATGACTCAATATTTAATGCAACATTCACCCTGATGACCAAAGAAAAGCTGAACCACCGCTGGTGGGGAGGACAACCA ATCTGGATCACTGCCCTCAAACAGGGACTGAAAGCTGCCAACTTCTTCTGGCCTGT GGCCATTCCTTTGGAGAGGAGGATCCTGACTTTGCTGCAGTGGCTCCATCTTCCTGAAGGAGAGAG GCCCTATGTTTATGCCATGCACTCTGAGGAACCAGACGCTCATACACACGTAATGGGCCCAAAGAGTGCAGAC CTTAACAATACTCTGATTGCGGTTGATCGGATTGTGGGCCAGCTGATGGACGGACTCAAGCAGATGAACCTGCACCGATGTGTCAACATCATCCTGGTGGGAGACCACG GTATGGAAGAGGCTCACTGTGATCGCACAGAGTTCCTCAGCAACTACTTGACCACTGTTGATGACATCATCCTCGTCCCTGGGTCTCTTGGCAGAATACGCTCCAGATATCCCAGCAACCTCAAAT atgaCCCCAAGGCTGTTGTTGCAAATCTAACA TGTAAGAAAGCAGAGCAGCACTTTAAGCCGTACCTGAAGCAGCACCTGCCTAAGAGACTGCACTATGCCAACAATCGGCGTATTGAAGACATCCACCTGCTGGTGGAGAGGAAGTGGCAAGTGGAGAG GAAAGTCCCAGTGGGGAGGAAACACTGTGGATTCTTAGGCGACCATGGATATGACAATAAGATCAACAGCATGCAG ACTATTTTCTTGGGCTATGGACCTTCATTTAAATTCAAGACCAAAGTTCCAGCCTTTGAAAACATTGAGCTGTATAACGTCATGTGTG ATCTCCTGGGTCTACAACCGGCTCCAAACAATGGAACTCATGGCAGTCTGAACCACCTGCTGAGAAGTCCAACTTTTAGACCCACCATGCCAGAGGAGGTGTCCAGGCCAACGGCCTCCAGCCACGTTACGGCAACAAATGACTTGGGCTGCAACTGCGATGAAAAG AACAAAGTGGAGGAGCTAAACCGGCGATTGAGGCAAGCTATTGATG ACACCAGGTACCTGCCGTACGGCCGACCTGCTGTCCTCTTCCATGATAAATACACCATCCTACGTCACAGCGACTACATCAGCAGCTACAGTGCAACCCTGTTCATGCCCCTCTGGACATCCTACACCGTCAGCAGACAG GTAGAGCTGTCTCCTCTGCCTGAGTCTCTGTCCAACTGTGCGAGACCGGACGCCAGAGTCCCACCGGTCTTCAGCCAGTCGTGTTCCAACTACAGAGCAGAGAAACATGTCACATATGCCTTCCTGTACCCGCCGC AGCTTTCCTCAAACctgaagagaaaagaagatgCTATCCTCATCACCAACACCGTGCCCATGTATCCTGCATTTAAGA GAATCTGGACTTACTTTCAGAAAGCTCTGGTGAAGAAATACGCCACTGAGAGGAACGGAGTGAACATTCTTGTTGGACCCATCTTTGACTACAATTATGATGGAGTCAGAGACTCGGCTGAGACAATCAGAGA CCATGTGAGTGGAGTCGTCCCCATCCCGACTCATTACTTCGTGGTGATGACCAGCTGCCTGGACGCCACACAGACTGCACGCTTATGCAACGGTGCACTGAGAAGCGCCACTTTCATCCTCCCACACCGACCCAACAACGACGAGACCTGCAAC AGCTCTGAGGATGAGTCCCGCTGGGTGGAGGACCTGATGAAGATGCACACGGCCCGGATCAGAGATGTGGAGCTGCTCACAGGCCTGGACCTGTTCCGGAGAACCAGCCGGAGCTACGCCGAGAtccttttctttaaaacattcatgCACACGTATGAGAGAGAGATCTGA